One Antiquaquibacter oligotrophicus genomic region harbors:
- a CDS encoding peptidoglycan-binding protein encodes MRRGRLVAVIGGAAVIAVAATAIVWQPWRTVAGDPDAPTDAITAAVERTTLTSNLILNGTLSYGTAVELPGRSGVVTALPRAGDEIAVGHRVYEVDGLPVIAVRGDRPFWRTLAQGIPDGADVRQLEEFLAAAGFGEDLTVDEEFTRVTEERVKDWQESIGVEETGVIAFGDLVAVASDSIRIDKVTATLGDSAGVSPLSYSSTRLRVVAKLTDAQARELQPATAVTVTLPDGTQLAGSISAIDPGGAPTGEEGKTTSPSADVDLEDPTAAVGIGLRAVKVTLAASEAPDALVVPVTALLATADDGYAVDVLRDGETVRIPVELGLIADTRVQVLSDELVEGDLVVVAS; translated from the coding sequence GTGAGACGCGGGCGGCTGGTCGCTGTGATTGGCGGTGCCGCGGTGATCGCGGTTGCCGCGACGGCCATCGTCTGGCAACCGTGGCGCACGGTGGCCGGTGATCCGGATGCCCCGACCGACGCCATCACGGCCGCGGTCGAGCGCACGACCCTCACGTCGAACCTCATCCTCAACGGCACCCTGAGCTACGGCACCGCCGTCGAGTTGCCCGGTCGTTCCGGCGTCGTCACGGCGCTGCCGCGCGCGGGTGACGAGATCGCTGTTGGGCACCGTGTGTACGAGGTCGATGGCCTTCCCGTCATCGCAGTGCGCGGCGACCGGCCGTTCTGGCGAACCTTGGCGCAGGGCATCCCCGACGGCGCCGATGTGCGACAGCTCGAAGAGTTCCTCGCCGCGGCAGGTTTCGGTGAGGACCTCACCGTTGACGAGGAGTTCACGAGGGTGACCGAGGAACGGGTCAAGGATTGGCAGGAGAGCATCGGGGTGGAAGAGACGGGTGTGATCGCATTTGGCGACCTCGTCGCTGTCGCGTCAGATTCGATCCGTATCGACAAGGTCACGGCAACACTCGGAGACTCGGCGGGCGTCAGCCCTTTGAGTTACTCCAGCACTCGCCTTCGTGTGGTGGCGAAACTCACCGACGCTCAGGCGCGGGAGCTCCAACCGGCAACCGCCGTGACGGTTACCCTGCCGGACGGCACGCAGCTCGCCGGCAGCATCAGTGCCATCGACCCCGGCGGTGCGCCGACGGGCGAGGAGGGTAAAACCACGTCCCCCAGTGCCGATGTCGATCTGGAGGACCCGACGGCTGCGGTCGGGATCGGCTTGCGCGCCGTGAAGGTAACACTCGCGGCATCCGAGGCGCCTGACGCGCTCGTCGTGCCGGTGACCGCGTTGCTCGCGACCGCCGACGACGGCTACGCAGTCGATGTGCTGCGCGACGGCGAGACGGTCCGCATTCCCGTTGAGCTCGGGCTTATCGCCGACACTCGTGTGCAGGTGCTGAGTGACGAACTCGTCGAGGGGGATCTCGTGGTGGTGGCATCGTGA
- a CDS encoding ABC transporter ATP-binding protein — protein MSVVELVDVTKDYPGSPPLRVLHGVSLSIAAGELVAVVGASGSGKTTMLSIMGTLDEPTSGSVLIDGTDVANLGERERAALRARRIGFVFQQFFLLPSLGAVDNVALGLLYSGTPARERGERAVEALHRVGLGHRLDHRPGQLSGGEQQRVAIARALVRDPAVLFADEPTGALDSATGESILELLTGVAASGTAVAIITHDSGIAARMERQVRIHDGHLVEEAA, from the coding sequence GTGAGCGTTGTCGAACTCGTGGACGTGACGAAGGACTACCCGGGTTCGCCGCCGTTGCGTGTGCTCCACGGCGTGAGTCTGTCGATAGCGGCGGGCGAACTCGTAGCCGTGGTCGGTGCATCCGGGTCTGGCAAAACGACGATGCTCTCCATCATGGGCACCCTCGACGAGCCGACGTCGGGGAGTGTGCTCATCGATGGCACGGATGTCGCGAACCTCGGTGAGCGCGAGCGCGCCGCACTTCGAGCCCGGCGTATCGGCTTCGTGTTCCAGCAGTTCTTTCTGCTCCCGTCGCTCGGAGCCGTCGACAACGTGGCGCTCGGTCTCCTCTACTCGGGAACGCCCGCCCGCGAGCGCGGCGAGCGAGCCGTTGAAGCCCTGCACCGAGTGGGCCTCGGTCACCGGCTTGATCACCGGCCCGGCCAATTGTCGGGTGGGGAGCAACAGCGCGTCGCGATTGCGCGCGCCCTCGTTCGCGACCCTGCCGTGCTGTTCGCCGATGAGCCGACGGGCGCCCTCGACTCGGCCACGGGCGAGAGCATTCTCGAACTCCTCACGGGTGTCGCGGCGAGTGGTACCGCCGTCGCGATCATCACGCACGACTCCGGCATCGCTGCGCGAATGGAGCGTCAGGTTCGCATCCACGACGGTCATCTTGTGGAGGAAGCCGCATGA
- a CDS encoding ABC transporter permease — protein sequence MSAVRLSFADQVRTALIGPRSRPLRTVLSALGVAVGIAALTAISGIAATNRAQLLAELDGLGANLLVVSPGYGPDNQLVPLPETAPGMLERLDDVEEVGVLGKLPDDVHVYRTDLVPPGQTNGLTVYSADPGLLSAIEGSIAAGEWFDEATRGLPVTVLGSGAASRLGVSEVGVRVWIGGAWYSVVGILDSAGLAEQIDSAAFLGDRWANEHVVPADETDRIDSLYVRSAPDAASSVRDVAGRAANPLSPYVQVSKLSDLAGAREATSDSLSGLAVGLAAIALFVGGIGIANTMVVAVLERRGEIGLRRALGARSGQIAAQFVGEAITIAGIGGVAGAAAGAAVVAVPALLGGHSPVIPVEVVVGGPVIALLVGIVAGLYPAVSASRLSPTIALRAA from the coding sequence ATGAGCGCGGTGCGTTTGAGCTTCGCCGATCAGGTGCGCACCGCACTCATCGGTCCGCGAAGTCGTCCGCTGCGGACGGTTCTCTCCGCGCTCGGGGTGGCCGTCGGGATCGCCGCTCTCACCGCGATCAGCGGCATCGCCGCAACGAACCGTGCGCAATTGCTCGCGGAGCTGGATGGTCTCGGTGCCAATCTGCTCGTCGTCTCACCGGGGTACGGGCCCGACAACCAGCTCGTTCCCCTCCCCGAGACCGCGCCGGGAATGCTCGAGCGACTGGATGACGTCGAGGAGGTGGGCGTGCTCGGCAAGCTCCCCGATGATGTGCACGTGTACCGCACCGACCTCGTACCGCCCGGCCAAACGAACGGCCTCACCGTGTACTCGGCGGACCCCGGCCTGTTGTCGGCGATCGAGGGCTCGATTGCGGCGGGTGAGTGGTTTGACGAGGCGACGCGCGGTCTGCCCGTCACGGTCCTCGGCTCCGGGGCCGCATCGCGGCTGGGGGTCTCGGAGGTCGGCGTGCGCGTGTGGATCGGAGGCGCGTGGTACTCGGTTGTGGGCATCCTGGATTCCGCGGGCCTTGCCGAGCAGATCGATTCTGCCGCCTTTCTCGGCGATCGGTGGGCGAACGAGCATGTGGTGCCAGCGGACGAGACGGACCGCATCGACTCCCTCTACGTTCGATCGGCTCCGGATGCCGCGTCCTCCGTTCGGGATGTCGCAGGCCGCGCGGCGAACCCCCTCTCGCCCTACGTTCAGGTCTCGAAGCTCTCGGATCTCGCGGGAGCGCGGGAGGCGACGAGCGACTCGCTCTCCGGCCTCGCCGTGGGGCTCGCCGCCATCGCGCTCTTCGTCGGCGGCATCGGTATCGCCAACACCATGGTCGTCGCGGTGCTCGAGCGCCGCGGTGAGATCGGGTTGCGACGAGCGCTCGGCGCCCGGTCTGGTCAGATCGCCGCACAGTTCGTCGGGGAGGCGATCACGATCGCAGGAATCGGAGGAGTCGCGGGTGCCGCGGCGGGAGCGGCAGTCGTTGCCGTCCCGGCTCTCCTCGGTGGTCATTCTCCGGTCATCCCCGTTGAGGTGGTCGTGGGTGGGCCCGTCATCGCGCTTCTCGTCGGCATCGTCGCAGGACTGTATCCCGCGGTGAGCGCATCCCGGCTCTCGCCAACGATCGCCTTGCGAGCGGCATGA
- a CDS encoding phytoene desaturase family protein — MTSAKTDDRRDVVIVGGGHNGLAAAAYLALAGKRVTVLERLDVLGGAAISADAFAGIDARLSRYSYLVSLLPRRIIDDLGLSIRLARRRYSSYTPDPHNPGSGLLVDTEDADAAALGPDAAAWREFYSDTSRAARALFPTVTEPLLTRREAKRALGDDALWSWLIDNPVGEAVEARFTSNLVRGVAMTDALIGTFAPNLDESLAANRCFLYHVIGGGTGDWDVPVGGMGAVTGELARAARLAGAEFITGAEVTSITPDGEVRFRHADEERSLHGSWVLANTAPAVLDRLLGITPTAKPEGAQVKVNLLVRRLPRLLDPAIDPAAAFGGTFHINETWSQLDEAYRQADAGGVPDVLPCEIYCHSLTDPSILSPDLQASGAQTLTVFGLHTPHRLVTDATNDDQRALLQRRVLASLDFVLAEPIEDLLLTDENGSPTIETKTTLDLERALAMPGGNIFHGPLSWPFAEDDAVLETPAQRWGVATEHPRILLCGSGARRGGAVSAIGGHNAAMAVLESE; from the coding sequence GTGACCTCAGCGAAGACTGACGATCGTCGCGACGTCGTTATCGTCGGTGGCGGACATAACGGCCTTGCGGCGGCCGCGTACCTCGCCCTCGCCGGCAAGCGCGTCACCGTTCTGGAGCGCCTCGACGTGCTCGGCGGTGCCGCCATCTCCGCGGATGCGTTCGCGGGCATCGATGCGCGGCTCTCGCGCTACTCCTACCTCGTGTCGTTGTTGCCCCGGCGCATCATCGATGACCTCGGCCTCAGCATCCGGCTCGCGCGACGCCGCTACTCGAGCTACACACCGGACCCGCACAACCCCGGATCCGGTCTGCTCGTCGATACGGAAGACGCGGATGCCGCGGCGCTCGGCCCCGATGCCGCTGCGTGGCGCGAGTTCTATTCCGACACCTCGCGCGCCGCACGAGCGCTCTTCCCCACCGTGACCGAACCCCTCCTCACCCGCCGCGAGGCGAAACGGGCACTCGGTGACGATGCACTGTGGTCGTGGCTCATCGACAACCCTGTCGGTGAAGCCGTTGAGGCTCGGTTCACGAGCAACCTCGTGCGGGGTGTCGCCATGACGGATGCCCTCATCGGCACGTTTGCCCCCAACCTCGACGAATCGCTCGCCGCGAATCGGTGTTTCCTGTACCACGTCATCGGCGGCGGCACTGGCGACTGGGACGTACCGGTGGGCGGCATGGGAGCCGTCACCGGCGAACTCGCTCGCGCCGCTCGCCTCGCTGGAGCCGAGTTCATCACGGGAGCCGAGGTCACGAGCATCACACCCGACGGAGAGGTGCGGTTCCGTCACGCCGACGAGGAGCGATCCCTCCACGGTTCGTGGGTACTCGCCAATACCGCACCGGCGGTACTCGATCGCCTGCTCGGCATCACCCCAACCGCGAAGCCCGAAGGCGCGCAGGTCAAGGTCAACCTCCTCGTGCGGCGCTTACCGCGACTGCTCGACCCCGCCATCGACCCCGCCGCAGCATTCGGTGGTACCTTCCACATCAACGAGACGTGGAGCCAGTTGGACGAGGCGTACCGTCAGGCCGACGCCGGAGGTGTGCCCGATGTGTTGCCGTGCGAGATCTACTGCCACTCGCTCACCGACCCGAGCATCCTCTCGCCCGACCTTCAGGCGTCGGGGGCGCAGACACTCACCGTGTTCGGCCTGCACACTCCCCACCGCCTGGTGACGGATGCAACGAACGACGACCAGCGCGCCCTGCTCCAGCGCCGCGTGCTCGCGTCGCTCGACTTCGTGCTCGCCGAACCCATCGAGGACCTCCTGCTCACCGATGAGAACGGGTCGCCCACGATCGAAACGAAAACCACGCTCGACCTCGAACGTGCACTCGCTATGCCCGGCGGCAACATCTTCCACGGCCCCCTGTCGTGGCCCTTCGCCGAAGACGACGCGGTGCTCGAAACACCCGCACAGCGCTGGGGTGTTGCCACCGAGCATCCGCGCATTCTTCTCTGCGGCTCCGGCGCCCGGCGCGGTGGTGCCGTCAGCGCCATCGGCGGTCACAACGCCGCCATGGCCGTGCTCGAATCCGAGTAG
- a CDS encoding MarR family winged helix-turn-helix transcriptional regulator, whose product MTTALDSSELDVWRAFTVMRRQLDLTLERRLQADAGISSADFAILVSLHEQPERRLRAGRIGDIIGWEKSRVSHQLKRMEQRGLVSRAECDDDARGVWIELTPDGRRAVLAAMRDHAEAIRQYFFDQVTEDERALLLSVSQRVLDTINPPVCSDDDSDLSED is encoded by the coding sequence ATGACGACGGCGCTGGACTCCTCAGAGCTTGACGTCTGGCGAGCGTTCACCGTCATGCGACGGCAGCTCGACCTCACCCTCGAGCGCAGGCTCCAGGCCGACGCGGGGATCTCGTCCGCCGACTTCGCCATCCTCGTCTCACTGCACGAACAACCCGAGAGACGACTGCGTGCGGGGCGGATCGGCGACATCATCGGGTGGGAAAAGAGCCGCGTCTCCCATCAGCTCAAGCGCATGGAACAGCGCGGGCTCGTCTCGCGCGCCGAATGCGACGACGATGCCCGCGGAGTGTGGATCGAACTCACCCCCGACGGCAGGCGCGCCGTACTCGCCGCCATGCGCGACCACGCCGAGGCCATCCGTCAGTACTTCTTCGATCAGGTGACCGAAGACGAGCGCGCGCTCCTGCTCTCCGTCTCGCAGCGGGTGCTCGACACGATCAATCCACCCGTCTGTAGCGACGACGACAGTGACCTCAGCGAAGACTGA
- a CDS encoding NADPH-dependent FMN reductase — translation MSELKIGIILGSTRPGRRGEQVANWVLEQASKRDDVTYELIDIADFNLPHLDEEVPASQGLYANGHTKAWANTIASYDGFVMVTPEYNHSTSGALKNAIDFIYAEWNNKAVGFVSYGAAASGARAVEHLRLIAGELQLADVRQQVGISLLTDFEAYTTMKAIPHHEAPLATMLDQLEAWSGALREVRVGSAAIAA, via the coding sequence ATGTCTGAGCTCAAGATCGGTATCATCCTCGGCAGCACGCGACCGGGGCGGCGCGGAGAGCAGGTGGCGAACTGGGTTCTCGAACAGGCCAGCAAGCGCGACGACGTGACCTACGAGCTCATCGACATCGCGGACTTCAACCTTCCGCACCTTGACGAAGAGGTTCCGGCATCCCAGGGTCTCTATGCGAACGGGCACACCAAGGCCTGGGCGAACACGATCGCCTCGTATGACGGCTTCGTCATGGTGACCCCCGAGTACAACCACTCGACGTCGGGCGCGCTCAAAAACGCCATCGACTTCATCTACGCCGAGTGGAACAACAAGGCCGTTGGATTCGTCAGCTACGGCGCGGCGGCCAGCGGTGCGCGCGCGGTCGAGCACCTCCGTCTGATCGCCGGTGAACTCCAGCTCGCCGACGTTCGCCAGCAGGTTGGCATCTCGCTCCTCACCGACTTCGAGGCCTACACGACCATGAAGGCCATCCCGCACCACGAGGCGCCCCTCGCCACCATGCTCGACCAGCTCGAGGCGTGGTCCGGTGCATTGCGCGAGGTTCGTGTCGGATCGGCGGCCATCGCGGCGTAG